Proteins from one Leptospira perdikensis genomic window:
- a CDS encoding CHAT domain-containing protein — translation MKLRIIAKYSIDGVTDGECIWEEKQDQFGTVEKTTKFSGEVLVEFQKDWSLFVERILSQNPSREEFLEKLGKKSDSLEQIVFGNSNPFWRSPGFRGSIQILVDPEFSSLPWEILRTHRGFLFQDSEFRRGIRITFIQKENLQRTNGILLVCNPVKTNLISSVTEECKSLYPILETKLPLRILKENNLTRVRFIEETNSVKYLHYAGHTEKKGIPLGEKDFLNTNDLAVHSFSNLNLVFINSCYSSFDSYEQSGLTTSFLKAGAKEVIGFLFPVESSLAKEIGIKFWKYFLSSKNSHKSITKIRKSLYKGSAKEIITAISLVHFSTQKQTNIYKRIIGITVVLLFLFFFIVFSDNRKEPIKVENLDTLEPTTVAERKTKEQVVLQKDVLLNRISQLKNPEFRKMAFSFLKTKHEFLDDSQKRELLETIFSKENSEEKMYYEFKTRSGF, via the coding sequence GTGAAATTACGAATTATCGCCAAATACTCGATAGATGGAGTCACCGATGGAGAGTGCATTTGGGAAGAAAAACAAGATCAATTTGGAACCGTCGAAAAAACTACAAAGTTCTCGGGTGAAGTTCTAGTTGAGTTTCAAAAGGATTGGTCCTTATTTGTAGAACGAATCCTTTCACAAAACCCAAGCCGTGAAGAATTCCTAGAAAAACTTGGAAAAAAATCGGATAGTTTAGAACAGATTGTTTTTGGAAACTCCAACCCCTTCTGGCGAAGTCCGGGGTTTCGAGGTTCGATTCAAATCTTAGTTGATCCCGAATTTTCATCCCTTCCTTGGGAAATCCTCCGAACCCATAGAGGATTTTTGTTTCAAGACAGTGAATTCCGTCGAGGGATTAGAATCACCTTCATCCAAAAAGAAAATCTCCAAAGAACAAATGGTATCCTTCTTGTTTGTAACCCGGTAAAAACCAATTTAATATCCTCCGTCACAGAAGAATGTAAATCTTTGTACCCTATCCTGGAAACAAAACTTCCTCTACGGATTCTAAAAGAAAACAATCTAACACGTGTCCGATTCATTGAAGAAACAAACTCAGTAAAATATTTACATTACGCAGGGCATACGGAAAAAAAAGGAATACCTCTAGGAGAAAAAGATTTTTTAAACACAAATGATTTGGCAGTTCATTCCTTTTCAAACTTAAACCTAGTTTTTATTAATAGTTGTTATTCTTCTTTCGATTCTTATGAACAATCCGGACTCACCACAAGTTTCTTAAAAGCAGGAGCCAAAGAAGTGATTGGTTTTTTATTCCCAGTCGAATCTAGTTTGGCCAAAGAAATTGGAATCAAGTTTTGGAAATATTTTTTAAGCTCCAAAAATTCACACAAATCAATCACAAAAATTCGAAAATCACTGTATAAAGGATCTGCAAAAGAAATCATAACAGCAATTAGTTTAGTTCACTTTTCAACACAAAAACAAACAAATATATACAAAAGGATCATAGGAATAACAGTTGTTTTGTTGTTTTTGTTTTTTTTCATTGTATTTTCAGATAACAGGAAAGAACCTATCAAGGTAGAGAATTTGGATACTTTAGAACCAACTACCGTTGCTGAAAGAAAAACAAAGGAACAAGTTGTTTTACAGAAGGATGTTCTTCTCAATCGAATTTCTCAATTAAAAAATCCCGAATTTCGCAAAATGGCATTCAGTTTTTTGAAAACAAAACACGAGTTTCTTGATGATTCACAAAAAAGGGAATTACTCGAAACAATCTTTTCTAAAGAAAATTCCGAAGAAAAAATGTATTACGAATTCAAAACTAGGAGCGGATTTTGA
- a CDS encoding RNA polymerase sigma factor: MSDEIRKLIDNCLLGKGSAWQEFIRKFHRLIMGTCAHYVPREEVTDTSQQVYLKLTENDYQLLRKFKGDSFPAFIVYISEISKNISMSQTRSIRRYEYREGISLDLSIDILDDRQSQEDVYFAWEEKQEFYDLIEGLDDAHKEILILRLKGYKFKEIAEILDVPLGTVLARANRAKEKIKKILLKEIKP, from the coding sequence ATGAGTGATGAGATTCGTAAGTTAATCGACAACTGCCTTTTAGGGAAAGGTTCCGCCTGGCAGGAATTCATTCGTAAGTTTCATAGACTCATTATGGGAACCTGTGCCCACTATGTTCCCAGAGAAGAAGTGACTGACACCTCCCAACAAGTTTATCTCAAACTTACCGAAAATGACTACCAACTCCTTCGAAAGTTTAAAGGGGATAGTTTTCCCGCATTTATTGTCTACATCAGTGAAATTTCTAAAAATATAAGTATGTCTCAGACAAGATCCATTCGTCGGTATGAGTATCGGGAAGGTATTTCTTTGGATCTGAGTATTGATATTTTGGATGATAGGCAAAGCCAAGAAGATGTTTACTTCGCTTGGGAAGAAAAACAAGAGTTCTACGACCTAATCGAAGGCCTAGATGATGCCCATAAAGAAATCCTCATCCTACGCCTCAAAGGGTACAAATTCAAAGAAATCGCTGAAATTCTCGATGTTCCCCTAGGAACGGTCCTAGCTCGGGCCAACAGAGCGAAAGAAAAGATAAAAAAAATCCTTTTAAAGGAAATAAAGCCTTAG
- the ychF gene encoding redox-regulated ATPase YchF has product MALNCGIVGLPNVGKSTIFNALTKAGAQAANYPFCTIEPNTGVVEVPDERLNRLADVYKPKRTIPTMIEFVDIAGLVKGASQGEGLGNQFLSHIREVDAICHVVRAFQDENITHVHGKVDPIEDITVINYELILADLDSLEKQQQRVAKTAKTGNKEAVEISAVMDKILDALKKGNRASTVELGDEEQKIAKKFNLITIKPVLYVANILDTDVKTTENPLVKTIIDFASKEGAPVVVLCGRFEEEISGLEKEDQIAFLEEIGEKESGLSRMIRASYKLLGLLTFFTAGVEEVRAWTTHQGSTGPVAASVIHSDFEKGYIRAEVMRYEDIDRTGDGAKVKDEGKLRVEGKEYIVQDGDVIYFRVNA; this is encoded by the coding sequence ATGGCTTTGAATTGTGGAATTGTAGGTCTCCCGAACGTCGGTAAGTCGACTATTTTTAATGCACTCACTAAGGCAGGAGCTCAGGCTGCCAACTATCCGTTTTGTACGATAGAACCCAATACAGGTGTTGTAGAAGTTCCAGATGAGAGGCTGAATCGTTTAGCCGATGTCTACAAACCCAAAAGAACGATTCCCACGATGATTGAGTTTGTGGACATTGCTGGCCTTGTGAAAGGGGCAAGCCAAGGGGAAGGACTTGGAAATCAGTTTTTATCGCATATCCGTGAAGTGGATGCTATTTGTCATGTGGTTCGTGCCTTTCAGGACGAAAACATAACACATGTTCATGGTAAAGTGGATCCCATCGAAGACATTACAGTCATCAATTATGAACTCATTCTTGCCGATTTAGACAGTTTAGAAAAACAACAACAACGTGTGGCAAAAACTGCAAAAACAGGAAACAAAGAAGCCGTCGAAATTTCAGCTGTGATGGATAAAATCTTAGATGCTCTTAAAAAAGGAAATCGTGCATCGACAGTTGAACTTGGAGATGAAGAACAAAAAATTGCTAAAAAATTCAATCTCATTACCATAAAGCCTGTGTTATATGTTGCGAATATCTTAGATACCGATGTAAAAACTACGGAAAATCCGCTAGTTAAAACCATCATTGATTTTGCTTCTAAAGAAGGAGCACCTGTTGTTGTTTTATGTGGTAGATTCGAAGAAGAAATTTCTGGTTTAGAAAAAGAAGACCAAATTGCTTTTCTGGAAGAAATTGGTGAAAAGGAATCAGGCCTTTCTCGCATGATTCGTGCATCCTACAAACTTCTTGGGCTTCTGACTTTTTTTACGGCTGGTGTAGAAGAGGTGAGAGCTTGGACCACCCACCAAGGCAGCACTGGCCCAGTTGCTGCGAGTGTCATCCATTCTGATTTTGAAAAGGGTTATATCCGTGCGGAAGTAATGCGTTACGAAGACATCGACCGCACAGGTGATGGAGCCAAAGTTAAAGATGAGGGAAAACTGCGAGTGGAAGGGAAAGAATACATCGTCCAAGACGGGGATGTGATTTACTTCCGGGTGAACGCATAA
- a CDS encoding RluA family pseudouridine synthase, whose amino-acid sequence MKSPRRQIRLKGGFTTNILYECEEFLLAEKPEGLPVHETKDPNRNDFTRLLAAYLNLPELRTANRLDLGTSGIVLLGKTADKNKEIDSLLKDADKEYIFLCSGIPDWKEKNYECFLRDGNKEVQIVRSGGKKAITEFRILSVYPKENLSFGMAKIVTGRRHQIRVMLRELGHPILGDTVYSNVPTKEVRMFLHSFRLCFTDLQGEKQWVETEIPSAFSTRVGTKISVTNEQK is encoded by the coding sequence TTGAAGTCTCCACGTAGACAGATTCGTCTGAAAGGCGGATTCACAACCAACATCCTTTACGAATGTGAAGAATTTTTGCTCGCTGAAAAACCAGAAGGGTTACCTGTTCACGAAACCAAAGATCCGAACAGAAATGATTTCACGAGACTTCTCGCGGCTTATCTCAATCTTCCTGAACTACGAACTGCGAACCGTTTGGATTTGGGAACCAGTGGAATTGTTCTTTTGGGAAAAACAGCAGATAAAAATAAAGAAATCGATTCTTTGTTAAAGGATGCGGATAAAGAATATATTTTTTTGTGTTCCGGAATTCCTGATTGGAAAGAAAAAAATTATGAATGTTTCCTTCGGGATGGGAACAAAGAAGTACAAATTGTGCGAAGTGGGGGGAAAAAAGCAATCACTGAGTTCCGAATTCTATCTGTGTATCCCAAAGAAAACCTATCTTTTGGAATGGCGAAAATTGTAACAGGAAGGAGACACCAAATTCGCGTTATGCTTCGGGAGCTGGGACATCCAATTCTTGGAGATACTGTTTATTCTAACGTCCCAACAAAAGAAGTTCGGATGTTTCTTCATTCGTTTCGATTGTGCTTTACCGACCTTCAGGGTGAAAAACAGTGGGTGGAGACAGAAATACCAAGTGCATTTTCGACACGAGTGGGAACAAAAATTTCTGTTACGAACGAACAAAAATGA
- a CDS encoding DUF2797 domain-containing protein gives MMPLVQGYVRKMSHKGLSPVSYFWESATYNEADKKDLTAKESTSESPVESWIGKKITLSTNDEIRCLHCGKKTKKSFSQGYCFTCFTNLSETDLCILRPETCHFHKGTCREPEWGKTNCFKKHTVYFANSSGLKVGITKENPVSNRWVDQGAKFGIPILEVESRRDAGILEHYLSQFLPDKTTWQKMVTGDPPNIDLVREANKFLNHLEKNEFLSPPDSKSKLVWNRLDLSGGVTEIQYPIDSYPEKIKSLKLTKETPITDTLVGIKGQYLLFVSGVVNIRSLSGLWIEVST, from the coding sequence ATTATGCCACTAGTCCAAGGTTATGTAAGAAAAATGTCTCACAAAGGTCTTTCCCCTGTTTCCTATTTTTGGGAATCAGCGACCTATAATGAAGCCGATAAAAAAGATCTTACGGCCAAAGAATCAACATCCGAAAGTCCGGTGGAGTCTTGGATTGGAAAAAAAATCACCCTTTCAACCAATGATGAAATCCGTTGTTTGCATTGTGGCAAAAAAACAAAAAAGTCATTTAGCCAAGGTTATTGTTTTACTTGTTTTACAAACCTGAGCGAAACCGATCTATGTATCCTTCGTCCCGAAACCTGTCATTTTCACAAAGGCACTTGCCGGGAACCTGAATGGGGAAAAACAAATTGTTTCAAAAAACATACTGTTTACTTTGCTAACTCGAGTGGACTAAAAGTGGGAATCACTAAAGAAAATCCAGTCTCGAATCGTTGGGTAGACCAAGGTGCTAAGTTTGGAATTCCTATTTTAGAAGTTGAGTCACGTCGGGATGCTGGAATTTTAGAACATTATTTGAGTCAGTTTTTACCAGATAAAACCACTTGGCAAAAAATGGTAACGGGTGATCCACCTAATATTGATTTGGTGCGAGAGGCAAATAAGTTTTTAAACCATTTGGAAAAAAATGAATTCCTTTCTCCTCCAGATAGTAAGTCCAAATTAGTTTGGAATCGACTTGATCTAAGTGGTGGTGTTACAGAAATTCAATATCCGATTGATTCTTATCCTGAAAAAATCAAATCACTCAAACTGACAAAAGAAACCCCGATCACTGATACCCTTGTAGGAATCAAGGGACAATACCTTTTGTTTGTATCTGGAGTGGTTAATATCCGTAGTCTTTCAGGTCTTTGGATTGAAGTCTCCACGTAG
- a CDS encoding LIC_11883 family protein, with amino-acid sequence MKRILITFFMFLFALSVFPSEKELKNIPKNKASKVLKSVAYATIRSTLLVPYGEGIEKESTYTPCSENFPTMPGDFPCNYLDWEGTTLEVAPSSGVSEGEATNSSDPEDVYPGGKVTIKQVKQKSPNLNGKVVFLGEGEDQLKLFYTPKGQISHYLFRQTLVIFKWNLSGSEPSLIGLLFVNVNREYFPEEVKEYSF; translated from the coding sequence ATGAAACGAATTCTAATTACATTTTTTATGTTTCTTTTTGCTCTGTCGGTGTTTCCTTCGGAGAAGGAATTAAAAAACATCCCTAAAAATAAAGCATCCAAGGTATTAAAATCCGTGGCTTATGCTACAATTCGTTCCACATTACTTGTTCCCTATGGAGAGGGAATCGAAAAGGAATCCACATACACTCCTTGTTCTGAAAACTTCCCAACTATGCCTGGAGATTTCCCATGTAATTATTTGGATTGGGAAGGGACCACACTGGAAGTGGCTCCGAGTTCAGGGGTGAGTGAAGGAGAGGCCACGAACTCTTCGGATCCAGAAGATGTTTATCCTGGTGGTAAGGTCACGATCAAACAGGTGAAACAAAAATCGCCAAATTTAAACGGGAAGGTCGTATTTCTTGGTGAAGGAGAGGACCAATTAAAACTTTTTTACACGCCGAAAGGGCAAATTTCCCATTACCTTTTTCGCCAAACTCTTGTTATTTTTAAATGGAACCTTTCTGGTTCTGAACCAAGCCTTATTGGACTACTCTTTGTGAACGTCAATAGGGAATACTTTCCAGAAGAAGTAAAAGAATACTCCTTTTAA
- a CDS encoding exo-beta-N-acetylmuramidase NamZ family protein, with product MTNYFFRFSLCFLVLACHGNTVPQFRVHPLDSKLRVSQDIFYEKVLPTMAGKKLMLATNPSGIGTNPKKIITSLEKHKITLEHLIGLEHGFLGLEEEFSQTPVTMDTTFNRPLYHIYRIKDSELRELVTEVDYVVFDVQDVGMRCYTYLSVLKRLMDAMKNTKTKLIVLDHIHVAMHLPPMGEKMNPRNLNFAGEFPSLLITGMTVGEATRFYNKEYLKDTVDVMVVPVEGYRRGMYFEDTGIPWTTPSPNLPMVDSARNYLSLVLLEGVNVSVGRGTQAPFVYFGAPWMTNPEELANKLTSLGNKSYYFSPVYFKPTFGPHKGKICSGLRMNLVRPDYDPIQLAYDLIRLMKESYPSDFKWSKGASNHWVDQLWGNDHFRTSINEGKSFSDFHKTYLSEEENEGKKIAPYLLY from the coding sequence ATGACCAATTACTTTTTTAGGTTTTCTCTCTGCTTTCTTGTACTCGCTTGCCATGGGAACACAGTTCCGCAGTTTCGCGTCCACCCACTTGATTCCAAGTTGCGGGTGTCCCAGGACATTTTTTATGAAAAAGTCCTCCCGACTATGGCAGGAAAAAAATTGATGCTTGCGACCAATCCTTCCGGAATAGGAACCAATCCAAAAAAGATCATCACATCCTTAGAGAAACATAAAATTACACTCGAACATCTGATAGGTCTTGAACATGGCTTTTTAGGATTAGAAGAAGAATTTAGCCAAACACCCGTTACTATGGACACAACTTTCAATCGTCCTTTGTATCATATCTATCGTATCAAAGACTCTGAACTACGGGAACTCGTTACGGAAGTGGACTATGTAGTTTTTGATGTTCAAGATGTTGGGATGCGTTGTTATACTTATTTGAGTGTTCTAAAACGCCTTATGGATGCAATGAAGAATACCAAAACAAAACTCATTGTACTCGATCATATTCATGTGGCAATGCATCTTCCTCCTATGGGTGAAAAGATGAATCCACGAAATTTAAATTTTGCTGGTGAGTTTCCTTCGTTACTCATCACAGGGATGACTGTTGGTGAGGCCACAAGGTTTTATAATAAGGAATACTTAAAAGATACGGTGGATGTAATGGTAGTTCCTGTTGAAGGATATCGCCGAGGAATGTATTTTGAAGATACAGGAATTCCTTGGACAACACCATCACCAAACTTGCCAATGGTGGACTCCGCAAGAAACTATCTATCACTTGTTCTTTTGGAAGGAGTGAATGTATCAGTGGGTCGGGGAACCCAAGCTCCTTTTGTTTATTTTGGAGCTCCTTGGATGACAAACCCTGAGGAATTAGCAAATAAACTAACAAGTCTCGGAAACAAATCTTACTATTTTTCTCCTGTGTATTTCAAACCGACTTTTGGTCCTCATAAAGGTAAAATCTGTTCAGGACTCCGAATGAATTTGGTTCGTCCCGATTATGATCCAATTCAATTGGCATATGATTTGATTCGCCTAATGAAAGAATCTTACCCAAGTGATTTTAAATGGAGTAAGGGCGCGTCGAACCATTGGGTAGACCAACTTTGGGGTAATGATCATTTCCGAACTTCTATCAATGAAGGAAAAAGTTTTTCTGATTTTCATAAAACTTATTTATCAGAAGAAGAAAATGAAGGTAAAAAAATCGCTCCTTATTTGTTGTACTGA
- a CDS encoding lipoprotein LipL46, with product MFNRLRLAPLTGVLILTILACAGSNSAQKQPTLPDNVVTAMGEAPIYQGDLALARNKALKDAKLNAIRKLVGEQITEKSGVSDGQSLGSKLYGKTDSFVKKYDIISEEPWKLDTQDMIRLNVRCEVEATKLSTAVDALLDDVGNPRIAVLVQTVINGKSYPIGSATNIAEAELIEKLRTKGNKVVDSSQLTALLKKNPSLAKLDLTSVEEGSPLLTLAQDSGAEVLIVAKVSTTDQKPVVLPGGKKTDFLSSAATGPYRIIQLWGDGKIFGSGSLEGRGADITQEVSREQAVKDWSNLVSGKVGKQIKDEWFKLTEQNTVILKFKGLGLEDAINFKNDLMEYTSVKQINDRKTEVGGSEWELTYPGKESMFAEELMYKKDSSFRFLSSKTLSINSSKRGVVEAEFRNK from the coding sequence ATGTTCAACCGACTTCGATTGGCTCCCTTAACCGGAGTTCTCATCCTTACTATTTTGGCATGTGCCGGATCCAATTCAGCCCAGAAACAACCTACGTTGCCAGACAACGTGGTGACAGCAATGGGAGAGGCACCTATCTACCAAGGAGACTTGGCCCTTGCCCGAAACAAGGCTTTGAAGGACGCAAAACTCAACGCCATCCGTAAACTGGTGGGCGAACAAATTACGGAAAAATCAGGAGTGTCTGATGGCCAATCCCTTGGCTCCAAACTCTACGGCAAAACAGATAGTTTCGTAAAAAAATACGATATCATCAGTGAAGAACCATGGAAATTGGACACCCAGGACATGATCCGTTTGAATGTACGTTGTGAAGTGGAAGCAACCAAACTTTCTACCGCAGTAGACGCACTTCTCGACGATGTTGGAAATCCAAGAATTGCCGTTCTTGTACAAACCGTGATCAATGGAAAATCCTATCCCATTGGATCTGCTACCAATATTGCAGAAGCGGAACTCATCGAAAAACTCCGAACCAAAGGGAACAAAGTTGTGGATAGCTCCCAACTCACAGCCTTACTCAAAAAAAATCCAAGCCTTGCGAAACTGGATCTCACCTCAGTGGAGGAAGGAAGTCCTCTTCTCACTCTGGCACAGGATTCTGGGGCAGAAGTTTTGATTGTTGCCAAAGTTTCAACAACGGACCAAAAACCAGTGGTTTTACCTGGTGGGAAAAAAACAGATTTTTTAAGTTCTGCGGCAACAGGACCATATCGTATCATTCAACTTTGGGGTGATGGTAAAATTTTTGGATCGGGAAGTTTGGAAGGACGTGGTGCTGATATCACTCAAGAAGTTTCCAGAGAACAAGCCGTCAAAGATTGGTCAAATCTAGTATCAGGTAAAGTTGGAAAACAAATCAAAGATGAGTGGTTCAAACTCACAGAACAAAACACTGTCATCTTAAAATTCAAAGGACTAGGATTAGAAGATGCCATTAATTTCAAAAACGATTTAATGGAATACACTTCTGTAAAACAAATTAATGACCGCAAAACGGAAGTTGGTGGATCAGAATGGGAACTAACTTATCCCGGCAAAGAATCTATGTTTGCAGAAGAGTTAATGTATAAAAAAGATTCGAGTTTTCGTTTCCTTAGTAGCAAAACGTTAAGTATTAACAGCTCCAAAAGAGGAGTTGTAGAAGCCGAATTTAGAAACAAATAA